Genomic DNA from Alkalihalobacterium alkalinitrilicum:
TTACGTGCAGCAAATAATTTCTAAATTATAAATTAAAGTGTATTACTTTACCCTTAATCATATATAATGTTAATAATCCTGTATTGGGTGGAAAACAATTTTAATAAAAGCGATAGGGGTAATAGTATGGATACAATTTTAGTGACAGGTTATGCAAAGGCTCCACAAGGGAGTGCGATGTATGAAAAGTACAAGTATTCAGGCATTGTATTAGAAATTAATAAGAAAACACATATAATTGAAAATGTTGAATTTACGTTTATAACGAATTTGGCAAAAGACTACATAAAAAGATTAATGGTTGGTTATGATCTATCAAAGGGTTTAGATGAGATCATAAATAAAATTGAAAGTAACTATATAGCACCATCTACAAATTCGGTCATAGTAGCTTTAAAAGCTGCATATAAACGTTATTTGGAAAAAACAAACAGTTGACATTCTGTAAGATTCGTTATAATTTATAAATATAAAGTATTTAAATAGTTCGAAATTACGTGAGAAAAGTGAATTTTTTAATAATTGGAACAAACCATTCCAGTTCAATTAAAGAATACCTAGCTTTTCCATTAGTAATAAAGGGTAGCTTTTGATTCCCCTTATTATTTATGGATGAGCTAGGTTTTTTTGTTTTT
This window encodes:
- a CDS encoding DUF3870 domain-containing protein translates to MDTILVTGYAKAPQGSAMYEKYKYSGIVLEINKKTHIIENVEFTFITNLAKDYIKRLMVGYDLSKGLDEIINKIESNYIAPSTNSVIVALKAAYKRYLEKTNS